TGGCGCTCAAGCGGAGCCGTTTCGGGCCGTTCCTGGGCTGCACCGGTTACCCCGACTGCAAGAACAAACGCCGTCTGGGTGGTGGGGAGCAGGCGCCGAGGCCCCCGGCGGAAAAAACGGAGATACCCTGCCCCGAGTGCGGTGAGCCCCTGGTGGTCCGCCACGGGCGGAAGGGCGAGTTCCTCGGCTGCTCCCGCTACCCCAAGTGCCGGGGGACGCTGAACTTCGAGCGCGACGACGACGGCAACGTGGTCCCGTCGGCCCCGAAGGAGAAGAAAGCCCCGAAGGAGAAAAAAGTCTCGAAGGAGAAGACGGTCCCGAAGGAGAAGACGGTCCCGAAGGAGAAAAAGGCCCCGGTCAAGCGCCGGAAGAAATAGCCCCTTTCCCCCTCCCCCTTGGGGTTAGGGCTACCAGCGGTCCCCTCCCCCCGTTGGGGGGAGGCTTGCCTACGGGCTAGGGAGGGGGGTGCAGCGGTCTCCCTCTCCCTGTGTGAGCGGCGCGCCGACGGGTCGGGGTGAGGGCTACCTTGTAAATAAACGGGCCGCCCTAAAGGTCGGCCCCTACGTCATCGCAACCGAGGGCGAGGGGTGAAGCGGTCCCCTCCCCCCTCTGGGGGGAGGGCTAGGGTGAGGGGTAAAAGCGGCGGGGATTTGCCGGGGGCATAGCTCGCTTCGCTCGGTTAAAATCCCCGCCCTACAGTTTCGCGGCAGACGGGGTGAGGTCTGCCGCGCGTCCCCTCTCCCTTTTCGGGAGAGGCGCGCCTACGGGCTAGGGTGAGGGGCGGATCGGCGGGGACTAAAGTCCCCGCCCTACATTTGGCAAAACCGGAGTTCGGGTCGCCGCGTCCTCACGCGGTGAAGAAAAAATTCCCCCCCTCCACCAGCCCCAGGCGCCCGATCTCCCCCCGCATCCGCTCCCGCGCCCCGGCCTGCCCCACCGCCCCCAGATGAACGAACCGGGAAAACTCCGTGGCCCGCTCGACCGGAATAACCGGCGCGCCGAAAATTTTTTCCCCGATCCTCCCCGGGTGCACCTCCACGATCGCCTCCGGCCTCCAGCCCAACTTTTCCAACCCGCGCGCGAGCGCCTTGCCCACCGGCCCGCAGCCCCAGAGGACGTACCCCCCGCGCGGCTCGACGGCGTATTTCTCCAGGTAGCGGCACTTCAATTCCAGGAACGCCGCCGGGCGGTAACGCGGGTCGGTGCGCGTCAGACGGTCCGGCCGGTCGCTCCAGACGTGCAGCACCTCCGGCACCTTGGCCAAGTGCAAACCGTGGTCAAAAAGCAGGCGTAACCAGAGGTCGTAATCCTCGGGTCCGTCGTAGTCGCGCCAACCGCCGACTTGTTCAAGAACTTCCCTCCGGAGCGTCATCGTCGGGTGGACCAGCGGGCTCTCGACGAAAATTTCCCGGCGGATGTCCCCGGGCGTCGTCAGGGAGTTGCTCCAATCCAGGTATCGCCGCGCCCCGGCGGTCATCCCGCCCTCCGGCTCGACCCGGACCAGGCAGCCGACGCCCGCCAGCTCGGCCCGCGCCTTTAAATAATCCACCTGCCTCTGTAGCCGCCCGGGGAGCATGGCGTCGTCGGCGTCCATGCGCGCCACGAATTTTCCCCGGCACTCGGCCAGCCCCCGGTTGAGCGCGGCGACCAGCCCCCGGTGCGGCCCGCGGATGACCTTGATTCTCGAATCCCGCCGGGCCGGCTTCCCCAAAAACTCCCCGCTCCCGTCCGTGGAGCCGTCGTCCACGCAGACCAGCTCAAGCTCGACGCCCCGCTGGTCGAGGCACGAGGCGACCGCCCGCGCCAGGGGGCCCCTAGCCTCGTAAACCGGCATGAGGACGGAAACCGCTGGACACGCGGACGGCGAAATATTATCCTCGGATGCGATGGTCAACGACGCCGATTCTACCAGAGTACGACCGCCCGCGGTGGAGTTGCGCGGGGCGGTGAAGCGCTACGGCGGGCTGGCCGCCGTGGACGGGGGGGACCGCGCCGTCCGCCCCGGCGCGCTCTTCGGTCTCCTGGGCCCGACCGGCGCCGGGAAGACCACCGCCCTCAATTTAATCGCCGGCTACATCGCCCCGGACTTTGGGGAGGTGCGGTTGGCCGGCCTGCCGCCCACGCGGCCCGAGGCGCGGCGCAACCTGGGCCTGGCACCCCAGGAGATAGCCCTCTACGAGGGGCTCACCGCCCGCGAAAATCTCGCCTTCTTCGGCTCCCTCTACGGCCTCACCCGGAGGGAGCTCGCGCAACGGGTGGACTGGGCCCTCGGGGTGGCGGGGCTCACGGACCGCTCGCGTGA
This portion of the bacterium genome encodes:
- a CDS encoding glycosyltransferase, translated to MPVYEARGPLARAVASCLDQRGVELELVCVDDGSTDGSGEFLGKPARRDSRIKVIRGPHRGLVAALNRGLAECRGKFVARMDADDAMLPGRLQRQVDYLKARAELAGVGCLVRVEPEGGMTAGARRYLDWSNSLTTPGDIRREIFVESPLVHPTMTLRREVLEQVGGWRDYDGPEDYDLWLRLLFDHGLHLAKVPEVLHVWSDRPDRLTRTDPRYRPAAFLELKCRYLEKYAVEPRGGYVLWGCGPVGKALARGLEKLGWRPEAIVEVHPGRIGEKIFGAPVIPVERATEFSRFVHLGAVGQAGARERMRGEIGRLGLVEGGNFFFTA